The Methylomarinum vadi genome has a window encoding:
- a CDS encoding NUDIX hydrolase, translated as MVWKPHVTVAAVIEQNNRFLLVEEHTPDGLRLNQPAGHLEENEDLISAVKREVSEETAWQFEPENIVSVQLWRKKPHHPSFLRFTFCGRIHSHDPLQPLDDEIIGTHWLSREAIAAKPELLRSPLVLICVDNYLSGQRYPLSMLQAFFDLTNE; from the coding sequence ATGGTTTGGAAACCGCATGTTACAGTCGCGGCCGTGATCGAACAAAACAATCGCTTTCTGTTGGTTGAGGAACATACGCCTGACGGTTTGCGCTTGAACCAGCCGGCCGGTCATCTGGAAGAAAACGAAGACTTGATCTCGGCGGTCAAACGGGAAGTCAGCGAAGAAACCGCTTGGCAGTTTGAACCTGAAAATATCGTTTCGGTTCAATTGTGGCGAAAAAAACCCCACCATCCCAGTTTTTTGCGTTTTACTTTCTGCGGCCGGATTCATTCCCACGATCCATTGCAGCCGCTCGACGACGAAATCATCGGGACGCATTGGCTGAGCCGGGAAGCGATCGCCGCCAAACCAGAATTACTACGCAGTCCATTGGTCTTGATTTGCGTGGACAACTATTTGAGTGGCCAGCGTTATCCGCTGTCCATGTTGCAAGCATTCTTTGATTTAACAAATGAGTAA
- the mnmA gene encoding tRNA 2-thiouridine(34) synthase MnmA: protein MSKNIIVGMSGGVDSSVTALTLLEQGHRVTGLFMKNWEEDDGTEYCTAMEDLADAQQVCDKLGIELKTVNFATEYWDEVFEVFLSEFAAGRTPNPDILCNKHVKFKAFLNYAIEDLGAEYIATGHYARVREENGQFFLLKGLDPNKEQSYFLYTLGQRALSKTLFPIGHLHKPEIRKMAEKAGFANYRKKDSTGICFIGERKFKEFLQRYLPTQPGEMRTPEGQYIGRHHGLMYYTLGQRQGLGIGGVKNAPDEPWYVLDKDLDNNVLIVGQGHDHPLMLHNTLEAAQLDWCSNKPLTETLDCAAKTRYRQPDQACRVEPMGEDRVKVTFEQAQRAITPGQSVVFYDGEICLGGGIIETKYNH from the coding sequence ATGAGTAAAAACATTATCGTCGGCATGTCCGGAGGGGTGGACTCCTCCGTCACCGCTCTAACCTTATTGGAACAAGGCCATCGGGTCACCGGTTTATTCATGAAAAACTGGGAAGAAGACGACGGCACCGAATATTGTACGGCCATGGAAGATTTGGCCGATGCGCAGCAGGTCTGCGACAAGTTGGGCATCGAACTGAAAACGGTCAATTTCGCGACCGAATATTGGGACGAAGTGTTCGAAGTTTTCTTGTCCGAATTCGCGGCGGGCCGCACGCCCAACCCCGATATTCTTTGCAACAAGCACGTAAAATTCAAAGCCTTTTTGAATTACGCCATCGAAGACCTGGGCGCCGAGTACATCGCCACCGGCCATTACGCCAGGGTCAGGGAAGAAAACGGCCAATTCTTCTTGTTGAAAGGCCTGGATCCGAACAAGGAACAAAGTTATTTCCTTTATACACTGGGACAACGGGCGCTGTCCAAAACGCTGTTCCCGATCGGCCACCTGCATAAACCGGAAATCCGCAAGATGGCGGAGAAAGCCGGTTTCGCCAACTACCGTAAAAAAGACAGCACCGGAATTTGCTTCATCGGCGAACGCAAATTCAAGGAATTCCTGCAACGCTATCTACCGACCCAGCCCGGCGAGATGCGCACCCCTGAAGGCCAATACATCGGCCGCCACCACGGTCTGATGTATTACACGCTAGGACAACGCCAGGGCTTGGGCATCGGCGGCGTCAAGAATGCGCCGGACGAGCCTTGGTACGTGCTCGACAAGGATCTGGACAACAACGTGCTGATCGTCGGCCAAGGCCACGACCATCCGCTGATGCTGCACAATACTTTGGAAGCCGCGCAACTGGATTGGTGCAGCAACAAACCGTTGACCGAGACCCTCGACTGCGCCGCCAAGACCCGCTACCGCCAACCCGACCAAGCTTGCCGCGTCGAGCCCATGGGAGAAGACCGAGTCAAAGTGACGTTCGAGCAAGCCCAGCGCGCCATCACCCCGGGCCAGTCGGTGGTGTTTTACGACGGCGAAATCTGCTTGGGCGGCGGCATTATCGAAACCAAATACAACCACTAA
- the purB gene encoding adenylosuccinate lyase, whose protein sequence is MTHALTAISPIDGRYASKVEALRPIFSEYGLIRYRVEVEVRWLQALAKHPQIGEVAELSAAATKLLDDIVDQFTEDDAQRVKDIEKTTNHDVKAVEYFLKEKITGHAELEKISEFFHFACTSEDINNLSYALMLKEGRAVILAQIDDCIDAIKKVALKTAAQPMMSRTHGQTASPTTTGKEFANVAARMLRQREQLQAVQLLGKINGAVGNYNAHSVAYPEIDWEVFSKDFVESLGLTWNPYTIQIEPHDYIAEFFHALSRFNTILLDFDRDVWGYISLGYFKQKTIAGEVGSSTMPHKVNPIDFENSEGNLGIANALFGFLSEKLPVSRWQRDLTDSTVLRNIGVGIAHTSIAIQSTLKGISKLQINADMIEADLDNNWEVLAEAVQTVMRRYGIEKPYEKLKELTRGQRITAEGMREFIEKLDIPADAKAGLLKMTPRDYTGYAEKLARKI, encoded by the coding sequence ATGACACATGCCCTTACCGCAATTTCACCGATCGACGGCCGCTACGCTTCCAAGGTAGAAGCGCTGCGTCCCATTTTCAGTGAATACGGCCTGATCCGATACCGCGTCGAAGTCGAGGTGCGCTGGCTGCAAGCCTTAGCCAAACATCCGCAAATCGGCGAAGTCGCGGAATTATCGGCCGCGGCGACAAAACTGTTGGACGACATCGTCGACCAATTTACCGAGGACGATGCGCAGCGCGTCAAGGACATCGAGAAAACCACCAATCATGACGTCAAGGCGGTCGAATATTTCCTGAAGGAAAAAATCACCGGCCACGCGGAACTGGAAAAAATCAGCGAGTTCTTTCACTTTGCCTGCACGTCCGAAGACATCAATAACCTGTCTTACGCGTTGATGCTGAAAGAAGGCCGCGCCGTCATTCTGGCGCAAATCGACGACTGCATCGACGCGATCAAAAAGGTCGCCTTGAAAACGGCGGCTCAACCGATGATGTCGCGCACCCACGGCCAAACCGCCAGCCCGACCACGACTGGCAAGGAATTCGCCAATGTCGCCGCGCGCATGCTGCGCCAGCGGGAACAACTGCAGGCCGTGCAATTACTGGGAAAAATCAACGGCGCGGTCGGCAATTACAACGCGCATAGCGTCGCCTACCCGGAGATCGACTGGGAAGTTTTCTCTAAAGACTTCGTCGAATCGCTGGGTCTGACCTGGAACCCCTACACCATACAAATCGAACCGCACGACTACATTGCAGAGTTTTTTCATGCCCTGTCCCGTTTCAATACCATTTTGTTGGACTTTGACCGGGATGTCTGGGGCTACATCTCGCTGGGTTATTTCAAGCAGAAAACGATCGCCGGCGAAGTCGGTTCATCGACCATGCCGCACAAGGTCAACCCGATCGATTTCGAAAATTCGGAAGGCAATCTGGGGATCGCCAACGCCCTGTTCGGATTCTTGAGCGAAAAACTGCCGGTTTCGCGTTGGCAACGGGATTTGACCGACTCGACGGTTTTGCGCAATATCGGCGTCGGCATCGCCCATACCAGCATCGCGATCCAATCCACACTTAAGGGCATTTCCAAACTGCAAATCAATGCCGACATGATCGAGGCCGACTTGGACAACAATTGGGAAGTTCTGGCGGAAGCGGTACAAACCGTGATGCGCCGTTACGGCATCGAAAAGCCGTATGAAAAGCTGAAGGAATTGACCCGTGGCCAACGCATTACCGCCGAAGGCATGCGCGAGTTCATCGAAAAACTGGACATCCCCGCCGATGCCAAGGCCGGACTACTGAAGATGACGCCGCGCGATTACACCGGCTACGCCGAGAAATTGGCCAGAAAAATATAA
- a CDS encoding cytochrome P460 family protein, with translation MNKTLMKTTLGAVCLTLSVAAWAEKASIKKPGQSIYKDWRLISVSHRLENKTLRAILGNDTAIEAARADKTKPWPDGTVLAKVVWKERAHPNWPQAVVPGDFAAAEAMIKDSKKYAATGGWGFAHWVNNKLEMHDAETSAKCFACHTPMKDNDYVYTFDALQ, from the coding sequence GTGAACAAAACACTCATGAAAACGACGTTAGGTGCGGTCTGTCTGACTCTTTCCGTGGCCGCCTGGGCCGAAAAGGCTAGCATTAAAAAGCCGGGACAAAGCATTTACAAGGATTGGCGCCTGATCAGCGTCTCGCATCGTCTGGAAAATAAGACCCTGCGCGCTATTTTAGGCAACGATACCGCGATCGAAGCCGCAAGAGCCGATAAAACCAAACCGTGGCCTGACGGCACGGTGTTGGCCAAAGTGGTATGGAAGGAACGGGCACATCCGAATTGGCCGCAAGCCGTCGTGCCCGGCGATTTCGCCGCCGCCGAGGCGATGATCAAGGACAGTAAGAAATATGCCGCGACCGGCGGCTGGGGCTTCGCGCATTGGGTCAACAACAAGCTGGAAATGCATGATGCCGAAACATCGGCGAAATGCTTCGCTTGCCACACGCCGATGAAGGACAATGACTATGTTTATACCTTCGATGCCTTGCAATAA
- the mtnC gene encoding acireductone synthase, with amino-acid sequence MINAIVTDIEGTTSSLSFVKEVLFPYARDHIADFVRKHRQQAAVRRLLDDVRSEVGRDIDIETLIEQLIEWIDRDQKVTPLKSLQGLIWEAGYRRGDFQGHIYADAVESLRAWKRQGVELYVYSSGSVHAQKLLFAHTEYGDLTPLFSAYFDTHIGAKREIQSYRAIAEKISIPTQQILFLSDIKEELDAAAEAGLQTGWLVRERSEIDPQAPHRQSRNFTEIDLAAF; translated from the coding sequence ATGATTAACGCCATCGTAACCGATATTGAAGGTACGACCTCGTCGTTGTCGTTCGTCAAGGAGGTGCTGTTTCCCTATGCCCGCGATCATATCGCCGATTTCGTCCGAAAACATCGGCAACAAGCAGCGGTTCGGCGCTTGCTCGACGATGTTCGCTCAGAAGTTGGCCGAGATATCGATATCGAAACGCTGATCGAACAATTGATCGAGTGGATCGACCGCGACCAAAAGGTGACGCCGCTCAAATCCCTGCAAGGGTTGATCTGGGAGGCGGGTTATCGCCGGGGGGATTTTCAAGGCCATATCTATGCCGACGCCGTGGAGTCCTTGCGTGCCTGGAAGCGGCAAGGGGTGGAGCTGTACGTTTATTCTTCCGGTTCCGTCCATGCGCAAAAATTATTGTTCGCGCACACCGAATACGGCGATTTGACCCCGTTGTTTAGCGCCTATTTCGATACCCATATCGGGGCGAAAAGGGAAATCCAGTCTTACCGGGCTATCGCCGAGAAAATCAGTATACCGACCCAGCAAATCCTGTTTCTGTCCGATATCAAGGAGGAACTCGATGCCGCCGCCGAGGCCGGTTTGCAAACCGGCTGGCTGGTCAGGGAGCGGTCGGAGATCGATCCGCAGGCGCCACATCGCCAGTCCAGAAATTTTACCGAGATCGATTTAGCGGCTTTTTGA
- a CDS encoding 1,2-dihydroxy-3-keto-5-methylthiopentene dioxygenase encodes MSQLTVYNDRSAEPGRQFSDFDDIAAQLQQIGVQFERWQASQEFAEDADGDTVLAAYRDSIDRLRQQYRFQSVDVIGLKPSHPDKAALRQKFLDEHTHDDFEIRFFVEGSGLFYLHVDDKVYAVLCERGDLISVPANVTHWFDMGENPDFKCIRFFTTEDGWVARFTGDDIAKRFPSYDQYRAGRA; translated from the coding sequence ATGAGTCAATTAACCGTTTATAACGATCGCTCCGCCGAACCAGGCAGGCAGTTTTCCGATTTCGATGATATCGCCGCACAATTGCAGCAAATCGGCGTGCAATTCGAACGCTGGCAGGCCAGCCAGGAATTCGCCGAAGATGCCGACGGCGATACTGTATTGGCCGCCTACCGAGATTCGATCGATCGTTTAAGGCAACAATATCGTTTTCAATCGGTCGACGTCATCGGGCTAAAACCGAGTCATCCCGACAAGGCCGCCTTACGACAGAAATTCCTCGACGAACATACCCATGACGATTTCGAAATACGCTTTTTTGTCGAAGGCAGCGGTTTGTTTTATTTGCACGTCGACGATAAGGTCTATGCGGTGTTGTGCGAACGGGGCGATTTGATCAGCGTGCCGGCCAATGTGACGCATTGGTTCGATATGGGCGAAAACCCGGATTTCAAATGCATCCGTTTTTTTACCACCGAAGACGGCTGGGTCGCCCGGTTTACCGGCGACGATATCGCCAAACGATTTCCGAGCTACGACCAATATCGGGCGGGGCGCGCATGA
- a CDS encoding methylthioribulose 1-phosphate dehydratase: protein MSNGEFNRVAEQLISAGQFIDSKGWVPATSGNFSAKLSDGRIAITVSGKHKGRLTQDDIMLVDGEGWSLDGKKPSAETLLHTSLYKRYPEVRAVLHPHSLNATLAARLFKNEMVLEGYELLKALQDVDTHETRIVIPIFANDQNIPRLASAVENYLDRHGAIHAYIIAGHGFYTWGRSVADTLRHLEALEFLFECEIRMHGVKS, encoded by the coding sequence ATGAGCAATGGGGAATTCAATCGTGTCGCCGAGCAATTGATCAGCGCGGGACAGTTTATCGATAGCAAGGGTTGGGTGCCGGCCACCAGTGGCAATTTCTCCGCGAAACTCAGTGATGGCCGTATCGCCATTACCGTGTCGGGTAAACATAAAGGCCGGCTAACGCAGGACGATATCATGCTGGTCGATGGCGAAGGCTGGTCGTTGGACGGCAAAAAGCCTTCCGCCGAAACGCTGCTGCACACCTCGCTCTATAAACGTTATCCCGAAGTGCGGGCTGTGCTGCATCCGCATTCGCTGAACGCGACCTTAGCCGCGCGCCTTTTCAAGAATGAGATGGTGCTGGAAGGCTACGAATTGTTGAAGGCCCTGCAAGACGTCGATACCCATGAGACCCGGATTGTGATACCGATATTCGCCAATGACCAAAACATCCCGCGCCTGGCCTCGGCTGTGGAAAATTATCTCGATAGGCATGGCGCTATACATGCTTATATCATTGCGGGTCATGGTTTTTATACCTGGGGGCGATCGGTGGCGGACACGCTGAGACATTTGGAAGCCCTGGAGTTTTTATTCGAATGTGAAATACGTATGCACGGAGTCAAATCATGA
- a CDS encoding pyridoxal-dependent decarboxylase, whose amino-acid sequence MLSRRRFLTFSATGMLAATAGCRPQHLDLLLNLEGSTTSAELSLAEKAKLKRFKDLMLGYPVNMNTPPEDFFAWRRQLQDAGIGMFPYNNVGNPFQASPFPFNTHDFERELIRNFGKVYAFPPDDTWGFLSHSGTDSNMHGMYMGRTLLKARTGMIPKAYFTCEAHYSVQILRDLLGLETVFVDTLPDGAMDPADLESKLAANPDYPALVVATIGTTFKGAIDPLDQIRQKLENHPNYLHLDAALFGGYLPHTDRANEVLQQTADSSARYDSIAVSCHKFFGFTSPAGLFISRQSLFDEFNELFSRIHNPEYIHHVPGTITCSRDGVKPAEFYFYSTPSALTKQAEDAGNMLRNTTYLMEQMQRHLPPLQPIRANEASNTIYFRKPADNIVRKYSLATMHLNSEQGKQEYAHALVMPHVDRHIIDEFLTDLEHDLSSGS is encoded by the coding sequence ATGCTTTCACGACGCCGTTTTTTAACCTTTAGCGCAACGGGTATGTTGGCGGCCACGGCCGGATGCCGTCCACAACATCTCGATTTGCTGTTAAACCTGGAAGGTTCGACAACCTCAGCCGAACTCTCCCTGGCGGAAAAGGCAAAATTAAAGCGTTTTAAAGACCTGATGTTGGGGTATCCGGTCAACATGAACACGCCGCCCGAGGATTTTTTTGCCTGGCGCCGGCAATTGCAGGATGCCGGAATCGGCATGTTCCCCTATAACAATGTCGGCAATCCGTTCCAAGCCAGTCCCTTCCCCTTCAACACCCACGATTTCGAGCGGGAGCTCATCCGCAATTTCGGCAAGGTGTATGCCTTTCCACCGGACGATACCTGGGGCTTTCTTTCCCACAGCGGAACCGACAGCAACATGCACGGCATGTACATGGGAAGAACTTTATTGAAAGCGCGCACGGGGATGATACCGAAAGCCTATTTCACCTGCGAAGCGCATTATTCGGTGCAAATTTTAAGGGACTTGCTGGGGCTTGAAACGGTTTTTGTCGACACCTTGCCGGACGGGGCCATGGATCCCGCCGACCTCGAAAGCAAATTGGCCGCCAACCCGGATTACCCTGCCCTGGTGGTCGCGACGATCGGCACGACCTTCAAGGGGGCGATCGACCCACTCGACCAAATTCGGCAAAAACTCGAAAATCATCCCAATTATCTGCACTTGGATGCGGCATTATTCGGCGGCTATCTGCCCCACACCGACCGGGCCAACGAGGTACTACAGCAGACAGCCGACAGTAGCGCGCGCTACGACTCCATTGCCGTTTCCTGTCATAAATTTTTCGGTTTCACGTCTCCCGCCGGCTTGTTCATTAGCCGACAAAGCCTGTTCGACGAATTCAACGAGCTGTTCAGCCGGATACATAATCCCGAGTATATTCACCATGTCCCCGGTACGATCACCTGCTCTCGCGACGGCGTCAAACCGGCCGAATTCTATTTTTATTCGACACCCTCGGCATTAACTAAACAAGCCGAGGACGCCGGCAACATGCTGCGCAATACGACTTATCTGATGGAACAAATGCAGCGCCATTTGCCGCCGCTGCAACCGATCCGCGCGAATGAGGCTTCCAATACGATTTATTTCAGAAAACCGGCCGATAACATTGTCAGAAAATATTCACTGGCAACCATGCACTTAAATAGCGAACAAGGGAAACAAGAGTATGCGCATGCCCTGGTCATGCCGCATGTCGATCGCCATATTATCGACGAATTCCTGACCGATCTGGAACACGACTTATCTTCAGGGAGTTAA
- a CDS encoding DUF1840 domain-containing protein — MLVTFSCSAYASITMFGDIAVRLLKMMGRSGTVPGAILAEDVPAALNHLMVELQRQQKLSEPVEKKDEEEGEPAVSLSHRALPLVELLEAAAREKCNVMWDKNS, encoded by the coding sequence GTGTTAGTGACCTTTTCTTGCTCGGCCTATGCCAGCATAACGATGTTCGGCGACATAGCGGTTCGATTATTGAAAATGATGGGGCGTAGCGGGACTGTCCCCGGCGCCATTCTTGCCGAAGATGTCCCCGCTGCTCTGAATCATCTTATGGTTGAGCTTCAGCGACAACAAAAATTGTCGGAACCGGTGGAAAAAAAGGACGAAGAAGAGGGCGAACCGGCGGTGAGCCTTTCCCATCGTGCTTTACCCTTGGTCGAACTGCTCGAGGCCGCGGCAAGGGAAAAATGCAATGTGATGTGGGATAAGAATTCTTAA
- a CDS encoding type III pantothenate kinase, which produces MKILVDIGNSRLKWGVEEFNEVNFCGAVDYRQDDYIEPLVQSWKNLSRPKVLAISSVVEHHRVEQLIQIAQLLWPDVDIVLPAASAFACNVTNAYAQPEKLGIDRWLNLLALRHFYPGQACVVDCGTAITVDFLDDLGQHLGGLISPGLTLMKKSLLHGTADLPFSEVVQCPGLADHTDAAIYCGTLYAAVGLIELALSRQPDQQNIILTGGDASVIARNLAVRTVVEPDFVLKGMALYCQ; this is translated from the coding sequence ATGAAGATTTTGGTCGATATCGGAAACTCCAGATTGAAATGGGGTGTGGAAGAATTCAACGAGGTCAATTTTTGCGGTGCCGTGGATTATCGTCAAGACGATTATATCGAACCACTGGTGCAGTCCTGGAAGAATTTGAGCAGACCTAAGGTATTGGCGATTTCATCGGTGGTCGAGCATCATCGGGTCGAACAGCTAATCCAAATTGCCCAGCTTTTGTGGCCGGATGTCGACATTGTCCTACCCGCTGCCTCCGCTTTTGCCTGTAATGTAACGAACGCTTACGCGCAACCGGAAAAATTGGGAATCGACCGTTGGTTGAACCTATTGGCATTACGCCATTTTTATCCTGGACAGGCCTGCGTGGTCGATTGCGGTACCGCGATTACCGTCGATTTTCTGGATGATCTGGGCCAACATCTAGGCGGTTTGATCAGTCCCGGATTGACGCTGATGAAAAAATCGCTGTTGCACGGCACCGCCGACCTGCCTTTTAGCGAGGTCGTGCAATGTCCGGGGTTGGCCGATCACACCGATGCGGCGATTTATTGCGGCACGCTCTATGCCGCGGTAGGGTTGATTGAGCTGGCGTTGTCGCGGCAACCCGATCAGCAAAATATTATTTTGACCGGGGGCGACGCTAGCGTCATTGCCCGTAATCTTGCCGTCAGGACCGTGGTCGAACCGGATTTCGTATTGAAAGGGATGGCACTGTATTGCCAGTAA
- the birA gene encoding bifunctional biotin--[acetyl-CoA-carboxylase] ligase/biotin operon repressor BirA, translated as MAISSKLKSVLNLLADGGFHSGTELSESLGVSRSAICKQLQGLAELGIEFTAVSGKGYKLHRPLQLLSMKEIEHYLSKQADGLLEGIEIHDLIASTNTHLLQQAHASGMQGIACFAEFQSAGKGRRGRNWVSPFGCNIYLSLLWRYQNGPASLAGLSLAVGVAVVRALNEMGIEGVGLKWPNDIYWRQKKLAGILIEVSGEAGGPCDAVIGLGLNCYIPREAAANIDQAWIDLDSILGRPTHSIRNQLAAVLLNHILPVVAEFERQGLSDYLNEWRRYDCMQGNAVNINLGQQYYQGVVEGVDEQGMLLVKDEKQRVKTFASGEISIRKL; from the coding sequence ATGGCCATTTCTTCCAAGCTAAAATCGGTGCTGAATCTGCTGGCCGACGGCGGTTTTCATTCCGGCACGGAGTTGTCGGAATCGCTAGGCGTGAGCCGTTCGGCGATCTGTAAACAATTGCAGGGGCTTGCCGAGCTCGGTATCGAATTCACCGCCGTCAGCGGCAAGGGGTATAAATTACACCGGCCTTTGCAACTGCTGTCTATGAAGGAAATCGAACATTATTTATCGAAGCAAGCGGATGGCTTGCTGGAAGGCATCGAAATTCACGACCTCATCGCATCGACTAACACCCATTTATTACAACAAGCCCATGCGAGCGGCATGCAAGGCATAGCTTGCTTTGCCGAGTTTCAATCGGCCGGCAAAGGGCGCCGGGGGAGGAATTGGGTTTCTCCGTTTGGTTGTAATATTTATCTTTCTTTACTTTGGCGCTATCAAAATGGTCCGGCATCCCTGGCCGGCTTAAGCCTTGCCGTTGGCGTGGCCGTGGTCAGGGCGCTGAATGAAATGGGGATCGAAGGCGTCGGTTTGAAATGGCCTAATGATATCTATTGGCGCCAGAAAAAACTGGCCGGCATTCTGATCGAAGTTTCCGGCGAAGCGGGCGGTCCCTGCGATGCGGTAATCGGTCTCGGATTAAACTGTTACATTCCGCGAGAGGCGGCGGCTAACATCGACCAGGCTTGGATCGATTTGGATTCCATCCTTGGGCGTCCGACTCATAGCATTAGAAATCAGCTGGCGGCGGTGTTGCTTAATCATATCCTACCGGTGGTGGCTGAATTCGAACGTCAGGGCTTAAGCGATTATTTGAACGAATGGCGTCGCTATGACTGCATGCAAGGCAATGCCGTCAATATCAATTTGGGGCAACAATACTATCAAGGTGTTGTTGAAGGCGTTGACGAGCAAGGTATGCTCCTGGTCAAGGATGAAAAACAGCGGGTGAAAACCTTTGCGTCCGGTGAAATAAGTATTAGAAAGCTATGA
- a CDS encoding PilZ domain-containing protein has translation MNSEQKERRRFFRIEDTVNLFYKRVDEKMVTALSHVSDDVLSNCSLAAALDAMSQEARIVGSRLEKNEPELFEYLKILDSKIHLVAQAVMMQGNEFGEHDSRNVSISASGLAFEVDEALHPGEFLEIRMMLTSCMAVIVAYGKVIHCKRNVAGGDFPFYVGVDYVNMKDDDRELLIKHVVKKQMQQIRESKQGS, from the coding sequence ATGAACTCCGAACAAAAGGAAAGACGCCGTTTTTTCCGCATAGAGGATACGGTTAATTTATTCTACAAAAGAGTCGATGAAAAAATGGTGACTGCGTTAAGCCATGTTTCCGACGACGTCCTCAGCAATTGTTCGCTGGCGGCCGCTCTGGATGCGATGTCCCAGGAAGCGCGTATTGTCGGCTCCCGGCTGGAAAAGAACGAACCCGAACTGTTCGAATATTTAAAGATCCTGGATAGCAAAATCCATTTGGTTGCGCAGGCGGTGATGATGCAAGGGAATGAATTTGGTGAACACGACAGTCGTAATGTCAGTATCAGCGCGTCCGGCCTGGCGTTCGAAGTCGATGAAGCTTTGCATCCCGGTGAATTTCTGGAAATCAGGATGATGCTGACTTCCTGCATGGCCGTTATCGTCGCCTATGGCAAGGTGATTCATTGCAAAAGAAACGTGGCTGGGGGGGATTTTCCTTTCTATGTCGGAGTCGATTATGTCAACATGAAGGATGATGACAGGGAGCTGCTCATCAAGCATGTCGTCAAGAAACAAATGCAACAGATCCGAGAAAGCAAGCAAGGTTCATAG
- a CDS encoding flagellar motor protein MotB, with protein sequence MAKECPKCPPVGAPMWLATFADLMSLLMCFFVLLLSFATMDANKFKKMSESMMNAFGVQRQIPADDVPMGTSIIAQHFSPAQTEPTLLEEVKQSTNQNDTQLDVSAENMEDLKKKILEEKINQIKEQAEKIRKSLKKEIDEGLVTVETEGLRIIIRINEKGSFPSGSAVLKAGFEPVMDKITESVNHSVGRVAIAGHTDDVPIATDWYRSNWELSASRSVTVAHYMLTKKETDPKRIVVEGYADTRPLVPNDTPKHRAMNRRVEIIIQQDDPTAALDRKSTVIQSEELKEKLQ encoded by the coding sequence ATGGCGAAGGAATGTCCGAAATGTCCGCCGGTCGGGGCGCCGATGTGGTTGGCGACTTTTGCCGATCTGATGTCGTTGCTCATGTGTTTTTTCGTGTTGCTGTTGTCGTTTGCGACGATGGACGCGAATAAATTCAAGAAAATGTCGGAGTCGATGATGAACGCTTTCGGCGTGCAAAGGCAGATTCCCGCCGATGACGTGCCGATGGGCACCAGCATTATCGCCCAGCATTTTTCCCCGGCGCAGACCGAGCCCACGTTGCTGGAAGAGGTCAAGCAGTCGACCAATCAAAATGACACCCAACTTGATGTCAGTGCCGAAAACATGGAAGATTTAAAGAAAAAAATCCTGGAAGAAAAGATTAATCAAATCAAGGAACAGGCGGAAAAAATCCGTAAATCGCTCAAAAAAGAAATCGATGAGGGGTTGGTGACGGTGGAAACGGAGGGGCTCAGGATTATTATCCGAATCAATGAAAAAGGTTCTTTTCCTTCCGGTAGTGCCGTGTTGAAAGCGGGTTTCGAACCGGTCATGGACAAGATCACCGAATCGGTCAACCATTCGGTGGGCCGGGTAGCCATTGCCGGTCATACCGACGATGTACCCATCGCTACCGACTGGTATCGTTCCAACTGGGAACTTTCGGCTTCGCGCTCGGTGACGGTCGCGCATTATATGCTGACAAAAAAGGAAACCGATCCCAAAAGAATCGTGGTCGAAGGTTATGCCGATACTCGGCCGTTGGTGCCGAATGACACCCCTAAACACCGAGCCATGAACAGGCGGGTCGAGATCATTATCCAACAGGATGATCCGACCGCCGCTCTGGATAGAAAGTCAACGGTTATCCAAAGCGAAGAATTAAAAGAAAAATTACAATAA